aaaagatgacaTTGCATTTTAATAACGAAATTTGGAGAGATTAGATATTACAAAGCGTCTGGCTATGGCCTATGAGTAATCAATTACAAGCTTCTGGCAAGATACagcacaaaatatatatttttctttgtattcgAAAACTATTTTCTGTCGACAACGCTCCCCGCACTCACTGCAAAATGGCCGAGACAAAGTATTGTTGCTATGAATATGAAGCTTCTTCTGATAATGTTTGCGGGAACCCGTCATATTATACATTATGGTGTGACCAGGCTTCATATACATGTCTTCcccaagcaaacaatcaatatGAAGAGTGGTGCAACAGTCGTCGCATGAATAGAAccctttctttctcaaatctGCTATTCTTCTTTCGCATACATCACACCACTCTGAATGATCATTTGCCTCTTTCGCTTCATAAAACTTGAGGAAATGTTTGTCATGTTGATACCTTGCCTTGTATGGTAAGGTAGCACACTTGAAGCATATCACAAAATCACATTCAATgcaatttagttttttacaAGAAAACGACTCATCTTTACTTTCTTGGCATATGTGACATATTGCTGACTCCTCTTCTTCTGGATTCAAAGCTAGGTATAAGGGATGCTCATGACCTAGATAATCAAATGGTTCAGAAACCGAGGCACATCgtatatctattttaaatttataatcttttgtATCAGCATAACATCCTCTGAAATCGTCCACATAGACAAAACCACAACTTTCACGCTGACAAGCATCACAACGAAAACGTCCTTTGTTGTCATGATATTCATTAGTGACAACCTTTAGTGTGAGTGGATAAGGATTCAACGCATGATATTTCTTGCAAGGTGCATTTGCACATGCTTCGTGGAGGATGAAGTCACACTCATCCACACCTGAATAATAGCCACCCTCGTAGATCGGAAGGGTGCACGCTTGACAAAGCTTGTTTTCATCGTAAGCTTTACTGGTATCGAGTTTCAGATGATGACCATGAGAAAAATGGAGTATTATTCCATCAGATATTGTTATAAATGGCTCAACAATTATCTCAAGTTCTTCAGGTACTCCCT
This sequence is a window from Arabidopsis thaliana chromosome 1 sequence. Protein-coding genes within it:
- a CDS encoding Cysteine/Histidine-rich C1 domain family protein (Cysteine/Histidine-rich C1 domain family protein; FUNCTIONS IN: zinc ion binding; LOCATED IN: intracellular; EXPRESSED IN: hypocotyl, root, stamen; EXPRESSED DURING: petal differentiation and expansion stage; CONTAINS InterPro DOMAIN/s: DC1 (InterPro:IPR004146), Zinc finger, PHD-type (InterPro:IPR001965), Zinc finger, RanBP2-type (InterPro:IPR001876), C1-like (InterPro:IPR011424); BEST Arabidopsis thaliana protein match is: Cysteine/Histidine-rich C1 domain family protein (TAIR:AT2G13900.1); Has 1350 Blast hits to 627 proteins in 23 species: Archae - 0; Bacteria - 0; Metazoa - 2; Fungi - 0; Plants - 1341; Viruses - 0; Other Eukaryotes - 7 (source: NCBI BLink).), whose protein sequence is MNSNSVGEFREGEIDGNPFLIYTLLSQTENPSSREAAVDSDGGTVDDLSVEPLILCPTLRLKVKNLKPYTSDSDRSFFPLVVSSHFPTIQSGHQQPEYMLQSYSCKLPLLPLFWCDNKNPNIYDFICRACTTIEQGTSYYVCVTCGDQFHKECVGAPLEFKHPFYPSLSLQLYSPPSGRVLCSCCQKPIYGMNYYCPTSNFTLHLFCAFKPIPFVIDHPKRHPHPLTFFPKQSFLPCHVCSLIKKFIPTYICIRCAFVVHQDCIYFPYVIKISRHHHRISYTSSLSSGKWSCGVCRQEVDNDYGAYSCNKCDDYFVHSRCALRRDIWDGIELEGVPEELEIIVEPFITISDGIILHFSHGHHLKLDTSKAYDENKLCQACTLPIYEGGYYSGVDECDFILHEACANAPCKKYHALNPYPLTLKVVTNEYHDNKGRFRCDACQRESCGFVYVDDFRGCYADTKDYKFKIDIRCASVSEPFDYLGHEHPLYLALNPEEEESAICHICQESKDESFSCKKLNCIECDFVICFKCATLPYKARYQHDKHFLKFYEAKEANDHSEWCDVCERRIADLRKKGFYSCDDCCTTLHIDCLLGEDMYMKPGHTIMYNMTGSRKHYQKKLHIHSNNTLSRPFCSECGERCRQKIVFEYKEKYIFCAVSCQKLVIDYS